One Malassezia restricta chromosome VI, complete sequence genomic region harbors:
- a CDS encoding endosome-associated ubiquitin isopeptidase (AmsH) has protein sequence MLRSPRARGPAEQRLTLTSPMNQIGVLGRSTHARAPPAPTQPASLAELDAQVAELRHELRFSSAVPISHWIRCADTFKRQADQHHNASDLDMQYLCLAKCDKLLNELMPREHAGWHKLDRETRAQCRRHAALIHELVWLTRDALLEARGGAAPATHPPVSPSSHAATPTRSSFRQASRASKHVSFAEAPPSARTAPWSPTHAVPTTWAAPTLPLSPPLSLAGQPPPWSPPLTCPPLSPPPTSPVAQPPRIPSPRPRRLRRRPSERLFLTADPPVSLPVARGVPRHGLSCTLG, from the coding sequence ATGCTACGATCGCCGCGAGCCCGCGGGCCGGCGGAGCAGCGCCTCACACTCACATCGCCGATGAATCAGATAGGCGTGCTGGGGCGCAGtacgcacgcacgagcgccacccgcgccgacgcagcccgcctcgctcgccgaactcgatgcgcaagtggccgagctgcgtcacgagctgcgcttctccagcgccgtgccgatCTCCCACTGGATCCGGTGCGCGGACACGTTCAAGCGCCAAGCGGACCAGCACCATAATGCGAGCGATCTGGACATGCAGTACTTGTGCCTCGCCAAGTGCGATAAGCTCCTGAACGAGCTCATGCCACGAGAGCATGCCGGCTGGCACAAGCTCGatcgcgagacgcgcgccCAGTGCAGGCGACATGCCGCGCTCATTCACGAACTCGTATGGCTGACGCGCGATgccctgctcgaggcgcgtggcggcgccgctccCGCGACGCACCCGCCCGtctcgccctcgtcgcacgccgcgacaccgacgcgctcgtcctTCCGCcaggcgtcgcgcgcctccAAGCACGTATCGTtcgccgaggcgccgccgtcggcgCGAACAGCGCCATGGTCGCCCACGCACGCTGTGCCTACGACATGGGCCGCACCCACGCTGCCTCTCTCACCGCCGCTCTCGCTCGCCGGCCAGCCGCCGCCCTGGTCACCACCGCTCACATGCCCGCCGCTCTCGCCGCCTCCTACCTCGCCTGtggcgcagccgccgcgtATACCCTCTCCacgcccacggcgccttcgtcggcggccgAGTGAGCGCCTGTTTCTCACGGCCGATCCGCCGGTGTCGCTGCCCGTAGCTCGAGGGGTACCTCGTCATGGTCTATCATGTACTCTAGGATAA
- a CDS encoding DNA replication licensing factor MCM7 has product MSGASTGPILPVINVPVRYEEERDKIQDFLQHFKAPLDQVPPLSDVGTTQASSMPDETRAMDIEEDAAPDAMVNKYMIQLQRIANRDQEMIVIELDDIAQFSSTSGFVGGALVASIQANTKRYVNLFCDVIDRIMPDPSRDISDKDDVLDVIRHQRLERNALNEQHEESMGEVAETFPPTLLRRYMLYIRPLSRSTPSLAVRSIRGAHLGKLLSVRGVVTRISDVRPSILVDAYACDVCGAEVFQEVTGQQYMPLTFCSSRVCATNKARAPLYPQVRASKFLAYQEIRIQEMTDQVPVGHIPRSMSVHLYGRLTRQVSPGDIVQVGGIFLPQPYTGFRGIRAGLLTDTFLEAQSIQQLKKTYEAMEPTPEIEAELDALRADPSLYHRLASSIAPEIYGHEDIKKVLLLLLVGGCHKTMGDGLKIRGDLNVCLMGDPGVAKSQLLKYIAKVAPRGLYTTGRGSSGAGLTAAVLRDPVTDEMVLEGGALVLADNGIACIDEFDKMEESDRTAIHEVMEQQTISISKAGINTTLNARTSILAAANPLYGRYNPRVSPVDNINLPAALLSRFDILYLILDTPSRDDDERLAEHVTYVHMYNAPPVQAQDVVPPHVLRHFLAAARQCRPTIPRAVSDFLVNAYVQMRAQHKHDEERDEAFTYTSARTLLGMVRLSQALARLRFADVVETSDVEEALRLMDVSKASLYTSARRRGDLSSRDQSYVSKIFRLLRDMAVQSGRDDPSRANAAGLGELALSDVRARAIAAGWVEDQLHETLLEYSSLNVLHVVGQRIVFA; this is encoded by the coding sequence ATGAGCGGCGCAAGTACCGGCCCCATCCTGCCGGTGATCAACGTCCCGGTGCGGTATGAGGAGGAGCGAGACAAGATCCAAGATTTTCTGCAGCATTTCAAGGCGCCCCTAGACCAAGTGCCGCCACTCTCGGACGTCGGCACGACACaggcatcgtcgatgccaGACGAGACACGGGCGATGGATATCGAGGAagacgcggcgccggacgcCATGGTGAACAAGTATATGATACAGTTGCAGCGCATAGCGAATCGTGATCAAGAAATGATCGTGATTGAGCTGGACGATATCGCGCAGTTCTCGTCCACGTCGGGCTTCGTGGGAGGCGCGCTCGTAGCGTCGATCCAGGCCAATACCAAGCGCTATGTGAATTTGTTCTGTGACGTGATCGATCGCATCATGCCGGACCCTAGTCGTGATATCTCGGACAaggacgacgtgctggacgTGATTCGGCACCAGCGTCTGGAACGCAATGCCCTGAACGAGCAGCACGAGGAGAGTATGGGCGAAGTGGCAGAGACGTTCCCACCGACCTTGCTGCGGCGATACATGCTGTATATACGGCCACtttcgcgctcgacgccgtcgctggcgGTTCGATCGATTCGCGGCGCGCATCTCGGCAAGTTGTTGagtgtgcgtggcgtcgtgACGCGCATTTCGGATGTGCGTCCATCGATCCTCGTGGATGCGTATGCGTGCGATGTGTGTGGTGCCGAAGTGTTCCAGGAGGTCACGGGGCAGCAGTACATGCCGCTGACGTTTTGTTCGAGCCGCGTGTGTGCGACGAACAaggcgcgagcgccgctgTACCCCCAGGTCCGGGCGAGCAAGTTTTTGGCGTACCAGGAAATTCGCATCCAAGAAATGACGGACCAGGTGCCGGTGGGCCACATTCCACGGTCGATGAGTGTGCACTTGTATGGCCGCCTGACGCGGCAGGTGAGTCCGGGGGATATTGTGCAGGTGGGCGGCATCTTTTTGCCGCAGCCCTACACGGGCTTTCGGGGCATTCGCGCGGGTCTGTTGACGGACACgttcctcgaggcgcaATCGATCCAGCAGTTGAAAAAGACGTACGAGGCGATGGAGCCGACGCCTGAGATCGAGGCggagctcgatgcgctgcggGCCGATCCGTCGCTGTACCACCGGCTTGCCTCGAGTATTGCGCCCGAGATCTACGGCCACGAGGACATCAAAAAGgtcctgctgctgctgctggtggGCGGCTGTCACAAGACCATGGGCGACGGCCTCAAGATTCGTGGTGACTTGAACGTGTGCCTGATGGGAGATCCTGGTGTGGCCAAGTCGCAGTTGCTGAAATACATTGCCAAGGTGGCGCCGCGGGGGCTGTACACGACTGGCCGCGGCTCGTCGGGCGCGGGTCTGACGGCtgctgtgctgcgcgacCCAGTGACGGATGAGATGGTGTTGGAGGGGGGTGCGTTGGTGCTGGCCGACAATGGCATAGCGTGCATTGACGAATTTGACAAGATGGAGGAGTCGGACCGCACGGCGATCCACGAGGTCATGGAGCAGCAGACGATTTCGATTTCCAAGGCGGGCATCAACACGACGCTGAATGCGCGAACGTCGATCTTGGCGGCGGCGAACCCGCTGTATGGCCGCTACAATCCACGGGTCTCGCCTGTGGACAATATCAATTtgccggcggcgctgttGAGCCGTTTTGATATCCTGTACCTGATCCTGGACACGCCGTCGCgagacgacgacgagcgcctggcggAGCACGTCACCTATGTCCACATGTACAACGCGCCGCCCGTCCAGGCGCAGGATGTGGTGCCGCCGCATGTCCTGCGGCACTTtttggcggcggcgcggcagtGTCGTCCGACGATCCCGCGTGCCGTCTCCGACTTTCTCGTGAATGCGTACGTCCagatgcgtgcgcagcacaagcacgacgaggagcgTGACGAGGCCTTTACGTATACGTCGGCccgcacgctgctgggcatggTGCGCCTGTCCCAGGCCCTGGCTCGGCTGCGCTTTGCGGATGTGGTCGAGACGTCCGATGTcgaagaggcgctgcgcctgaTGGACGTGAGCAAGGCGTCTCTGTACACGTCTGCGCGCCGGCGTGGCGATCTCTCGTCGCGCGACCAGAGCTATGTGTCCAAGATCTTTCGGCTGCTTCGCGATATGGCCGTGCAGTCGGGCCGTGATGATCCATCGCGCGCGAACGCCGCGGGCCTCG
- a CDS encoding paxillin — protein MSVTQRPLPQPAGHVVASPSAHDLFPYGLSSPIRHGMPATPPRFETPPPTVPPKPLSPHTSPFKTPRKRPLPTSPTRPLPRPGARPLPTIPLDTPHRTTSPLPPPPSMSPAAPSSPSKAGLPARVPSPRGPQPVPREAAPVPVPLLMVDGEVMTDDMMDPTSSSAPSVATSDGAVVAQHASSSSAAERDAAMPPVPPVSQGVHAMCHRCGRWIGGYMVHAMGKAWHARCFTCAHCATPLEHVSFYEHEGEPYCHLDFHELFSRRCFYCQTPIVDERFVTVDAFGEPRTYHEAHFFCANCGDPFVEQKDGNTSVTEHSRPFYVHGRHAYCEACHRPRCQACKKVVGDEHIQALRAVWHPECFVCTRCGRPCQGATFVAPDGSPCDFDCYQAWIRGTAKRSTTFLS, from the coding sequence ATGTCAGTGACGCAGCGGCCGCTGCCTCAGCCGGCcggccatgtcgtggcCTCGCCCAGTGCGCATGACCTATTTCCGTATGGCCTGTCGTCTCCGATACGGCATGGCAtgcctgcgacgccgcCTCGATTCGAGACGCCACCGCCCACGgtgccgcccaagccgcTTTCGCCACATACGTCGCCGTTCAAGACCCCACGGAAGCGGCCGCTACCGACGTCGCCCACGCGGCCCCTGCCGCGTCCAGGGGCGCGGCCGCTTCCTACGATTCCTCTAGATACCCCGCACAGGACCAcgtcgccgctgccgccaccgccgagcatgtcgcctgccgcgccgagcTCTCCTTCGAAGGCCGGGCTACCAGCTCGCGTGCCTTCCCCGCGCGGACCGCAGCCCGTACCTCGTGAGGccgcgcctgtgccagtCCCGCTGCTGATGGTCGATGGCGAGGTCATGACGGACGACATGATGGATCCGACGTCGTCTTCGGCGCCCAGTGTCGCCACCAGTGATGGGGcggtcgtggcgcagcatgcctcgagctcctcgGCCGCTGAGCGAGATGCGGCGatgccgcccgtgccgcccgTGTCTCAGGGCGTTCATGCCATGTGCCACCGGTGCGGCCGCTGGATCGGCGGGTACATGGTGCATGCGATGGGCaaggcatggcatgcgcggTGCTTTACGTGTGCGCACTGTGCGACGCCTCTGGAGCATGTATCGTTCTATGAGCACGAGGGCGAGCCATACTGCCACCTTGACTTTCACGAGCTGTTTTCGCGGCGGTGCTTCTACTGCCAGACGCCGATTGTGGACGAGCGGTTCGTCACGGTCGATGCCTTTGGCGAGCCACGGACGTACCACGAGGCGCACTTTTTCTGCGCGAACTGCGGCGATCCGTTCGTCGAGCAAAAGGACGGCAACACGAGCGTGACGGAGCACAGTCGTCCGTTCTATGTGCATGGCCGACATGCGTACTGCGAGGCGTGTCATCGGCCGCGGTGCCAGGCGTGCAAGAAGGTCGTGGGCGACGAGCACAtacaggcgctgcgcgccgtaTGGCATCCCGAGTGCTTCGTGTGCACGCGGTGTGGTCGGCCCTGCCAGGGCGCGACGTTCGTCGCGCCGGACGGATCGCCGTGTGACTTTGACTGCTACCAGGCGTGGATCCGAGGCACGGCGAAGCGATCGACTACCTTTTTATCCTAG